CCACACCCCAAAAACAAAACactcatcattttcttctactaGCAGCTAAATGCTAATGCcctgaaagcaaagcaaaacaAAGCAAAAGCTCTAGCTTCTGCTCATCATCATAAAGACACCATTCAGACTCTtccctccatttttttttaacaaagttgGCCATGAATACCATaaccctcttgcttctttttcccttttttactcaGTTTTTGGAAGTTGAGCCTGCAAGAACCAAGCTTCCTGGGAAAACCAGGTTCCCCATCTCACAAATCAGTGTTATGGGTTTTGTGTATTGTGATTTCTGCTCCAACAGCAGCTTTTCCAGACACAGCTACTTCTTGCCAGGTGATAACTCTCAAAAACCTCTACTTAGAACGTTAGATGGTGTTTATAAGTTGTAATGTAACTCGTGTTGGAACATTGATTCAagcttattaatttttattgagaaaaatattcatatttagtGTCCGACAACAATGTCTTGATCAGGATTGTCTAATATTTTTTGAGAGGTGTTCACGATTAGTGTCAGATAATGTCTTGATTAGGATTTGGGATTGCTTAATCTTTGTTGAGAGGTATTCGCATTAATGTCTGAAAATGTCTTTGTCTATAAAGGAGTACACATGTGGGAACCAAAAGAAATTATGTTTGTTGGTACTAATTACTTAATAAAgaacagaataaaaaaattactaaataaaGATGCAATTGTTTTCCCTAACATACACACAGAGTTCAAATGGGGTGCatcttatacttttttattttcataattatctCCATGCAGGTGCTGAGGTCAAAGTAGATTGCATGTTCAAAGCACTTTCAGAGAAAACTTCTGAGCAGATTTCACTTTCAGTGAACAGAACTACCAATAAGTATGGGATGTACAAGCTGGAAATCCCTTCAGTGGATGGAGTGAAATGTGCAGAAGATTCTGCAGTTGTGTCTTCTTGCCAAGCAAGCTTAATAGGTAGTTCATCCTCTGCTTGCAATGTTCCTGGCTACAAAACCACTTCTAATGTGATAGCAATCAAAGCAAGAAGAGCCAACCTCTGCATATACAGCTTCAATGCTTTGACTTTCAGACCATCCAAGAGGGACATCACCTTGTGTGGTAATTAAAAGAAGCAGCTTACACAAGTAGGCCTAGTACTTTGGTCACTTGTGTATACATACAAATtcgaagaaaataaaatgaaaaaaaaaaactatatgttCTCTTTTTGCAGCCCTTTAAGGGCATAgatcttttctctctctctcttcattgTTTTGCTGCATTATTTGTTTGGTAATACTGTTTTCATATCATGCTGTGTTAGAAAAAATATCATGCTAGTAGAGTTTGGGTGTGAGAGATTTTCCTTTTTGATTTATGCTGCTGATCAGGTCTTGTTAAAATGTACTAGTAgatgtatataatttttctctcctGAAATTGTAAGATCAAGCAAGTTGTTCAAGAAAGCAACAACATGAATAAACTAGTTAATGTTATGTATATTATAGATAGACACTTTGTCAAGAGACAAGGGAGAAACAGGgcatatatcaaaataaacgGGGGAATCTTCAGTGCAGGGATCAAATTCGAAGGAGTAAATACGCAATTtggttatttaaaaatgttacttCTTGGTTTGGTAATTTCTAGAACTGTAGGTCCCTAAAGTTTTCTGCTATCTATTAACAAATTCACCCCCTTTAAAGTTGCCAAGTTGTTAGCAAGTTCATCCCTTTAGGGACAATTGGTTTATATGAAAACTTTCAATGATCAAAGCAACAAAAGTAGcatttttcaagaatcaaattgTGTATTTTCTTCTTCCCCAAGACTAGCAGACATAAATTAGCTATTAGCTATGCTCCAAACTACTAATTGCTAACTGCAAATAGACAACTGATTGATGACATAGCATTCTatgaaaatatccaaacaagGTCACATTACGGAAATCCAAAATTCCTAATGTTAGGAAGATCGTTCTCTATTGCTTTTAAGATTTGCTTCAACATCATAGAGTAATTGTTCTTTGTCCATTATATACATGGGCCCTCAAGAATGATGCAACTTGCCATTAACTCCAGAAACCGTACAAAGAACATGTCAGGTAATTATCAAATATTGTCCCTCCAGTCCTTATTTATTTAGCTCCACTGTGGAAGATCGATGCCACCAAAGGCAGCATGGCCTAATCAGCAAATGAGAGTCAAGAACAATAACAAGCACACTTTTTTTACACAACCTTTTCAATCTAGTCTTTATGGCAATAGTTAAGGAATAATGGCATTTattgaaatcaattttaaaaaattagaaattatagtgaaaatatagttataatattaaatatcatgCTTTTCATTTACTAAACAATGCTCAACAAAACTGCTATATTTAATGGctgaaatgtatatttttttatctgtaaatattagttgttaattgttaattattttagtggaaaaattaaactcaacatctttctctctctttcttttttttactatccAACCAATCTTATAAATTCctgttaaaatttatcataatctTGTAAGAGactcattatataaaaaatgaaacataattttaatatatttaactcAACTCATAAGACTTAttaagtaaaaagtgaaatataatttaataaacttgaTTCAACAGATAAAATTGTGATAATAAGTGTTAAGGAGCAGTATTAACAACCTATTGGTGGAGTTGCATAATTTGCATGAAATCATTGATTCTAATGATTGGATAGTCTACATGAAGTCATAGGTTTTACCTCAccgttgaataaaaaaaatgagaacatAAGCAAACTGAATGCTGAAAAGTGGCAGCTAGAAAACAGGATTATCCTACTAAAATATGcaaaacaatgcaatgcaagcACAGTAGTTGCCAGACTCTGGAACTGATTTATATAATGGCAGTAATCAAAATCTGGAAGTTCTTTACTCTTGGTGGCTGGAGGCAATAAAATCAAGACGTGTTGAAAAGCTGAACCATCTAATGGTCAGTGAATTGTACATGCCAGCATGGCTCAGCACATGCTTCTCTGCTAAAGGTGTGTACCCAAGGAATGAACTTTCAAGAGGTTGACATACACTCAATTAACCCTGCATCTCTGGGATTGACGAAGTACACACGAAAGTAACTTGGATATTGATTTTCATTGCAGGAAAATATCATCATGACATGACGTGTGCCAACAACATTGTAGGAAAATATCATCATGACATGACGTGTGCCAACAAAACTAATGAATACAAGAAAAATTGTATCATGTTCTCTGATACATTCTTTGTTATTTGATGAATTAAAATGGGATTCTTCTAAATAATGAGTCTCAGACCCTCATTAGAGTTATATGTATTCTTCAATTCCTTaaacaaatttactttccaAAATATGTAATGGCATCATACACATGAGAATTAAGACTATTTATTGCATGAATCCTATTTTCAACTACATGCAATTGAAGTCGTTTGACGGCAAGGCCAGTTAAACGAGGGGTATGAAGTCGAATTAGGTAAAACAAGGGTTAATATAAAGAAGTTATAATAAATGAAGGGTGACGTGgggatattaaaaattatagaggAGTAGGAAGTATAAAATGGGCTACAAGAAGCAATTGCCCTGTAGTTAAGGCCACATTGTCAATGTCACCAATTGATTGAAGGCATTTGAATCTTGTACCTCCCAGCTTGTATTTTGCacctcttattttatttttgtagacaaaaacatcccaaaatagTTTAAGCACCTTCGTTTCCCATCATGGACGACCTGCATCAACCAACGCAACTCCCTTTGCCACCTCCACCACAAGCGCGAGTAGCGTCACGCTATCATGACACTAATAGATATGGTAATAATCGTGCTTGATGTAGGTGGAAGCATGACCTGTGTAAAGCTTCCCTCGACAAACCCACCATCCAAGATTCTTCGGGAACTCTCATTGGAGTTAGATCTAAgaagaatgatgatgatgtggTTGAAGGGGGTGACAGATCTCAGATGCTAGAGATGGACATTTCTCATGGCATAAAAGATGAACAAGGAAAACAAGGGGTATCACTCTATTTTGGAATAGCTAATTTGGAAggtaaattttatcttatgaaataattattttggaatAATTTTGGAGCACTTATTTCTATTCTAAAAGGTAAATTTTATCTTCCGAAATAACTATTCAAGAATATGACACTTTTCTAGAATGACCATTCCGAGATGTGAGTTCCTGGTGAGAGAACTATTTTTGTGGCACTCTCTcccccacacatatatgtactaataataaaaggaataaaaatgcataattaattaaaagttttaaaacatacttaaataaaagtatttcaaaaaaggtaaaagagtcacattcacttttttaaaatcataatagaatttgtccaaataaataataaaattatctcaaCTCAAAAAAGGATCGTCCATTCTAAATGAAAAGAGGTCAAACTAATAacgaaaaacataaaacaactaTACTATTCATGAAATTGTAACATATGAAATAAAACTCTATGTCCCGATGTCACTTTTATCAAAGCATTTCCCGGGCCAAGTCTAAGCCTCTTCATCTCCAGCATGAAACTCATCATATGGTGGCTCACCTAAAACAAAATGGCATTCAGcccaacacaaacacacaccaggagtgaattatcacattcgtatataata
The Glycine max cultivar Williams 82 chromosome 16, Glycine_max_v4.0, whole genome shotgun sequence genome window above contains:
- the LOC100788210 gene encoding major pollen allergen Ole e 1: MNTITLLLLFPFFTQFLEVEPARTKLPGKTRFPISQISVMGFVYCDFCSNSSFSRHSYFLPGAEVKVDCMFKALSEKTSEQISLSVNRTTNKYGMYKLEIPSVDGVKCAEDSAVVSSCQASLIGSSSSACNVPGYKTTSNVIAIKARRANLCIYSFNALTFRPSKRDITLCGN